A region of Terriglobia bacterium DNA encodes the following proteins:
- a CDS encoding extracellular solute-binding protein → MKHVQKSLTRRQLLERGCWLALGVAFAGLPANLWAAELAPLDVAYAGSMGSMMEGPIKTAAAQSLQLEFRGRAQGSNALAQLIIGGSIRPDVFIPITPGPALTVLRAGKADSAQAIAYTEMVIAYSPKSRFASRFEAAANGKEDLWKILREPGLRFGRTDPVTDPQGRNIIFTMMLAAKAYNQSDLVEKVLGSTLNEKQIFTEPTVMARLQSGELDAASAYKIQPGPFHLPYIALPKDVNLSRQNVQADHPDVSLSVGGKSYSPEPLIYYAAVLKDAANPQGAAAFVQWLKGNEGQAIFRRYSYDPLENAAELRA, encoded by the coding sequence ATGAAGCATGTGCAAAAGAGTCTGACCAGAAGACAACTTTTGGAGCGCGGCTGCTGGCTGGCTTTGGGAGTGGCCTTTGCCGGACTCCCTGCCAATCTATGGGCGGCTGAGTTGGCGCCGCTGGACGTGGCCTATGCCGGTTCCATGGGCTCCATGATGGAAGGCCCCATCAAAACTGCCGCGGCACAGAGCTTGCAACTGGAGTTTCGTGGACGGGCGCAGGGTTCCAACGCTCTGGCGCAGTTAATTATTGGAGGCAGTATCCGTCCGGATGTCTTCATCCCGATTACACCGGGACCTGCGCTCACCGTTCTGCGCGCAGGCAAAGCTGATTCAGCGCAGGCTATCGCCTACACGGAAATGGTGATCGCGTACAGCCCCAAGAGCCGCTTTGCTTCGCGCTTTGAAGCTGCCGCCAATGGCAAAGAAGACTTGTGGAAGATCCTGCGGGAGCCAGGACTGCGGTTCGGGCGCACGGATCCAGTCACCGATCCGCAGGGGCGCAATATCATCTTTACTATGATGCTGGCCGCCAAGGCTTACAACCAATCGGACCTGGTGGAGAAAGTCCTGGGCTCAACCCTCAACGAGAAACAGATCTTCACGGAGCCGACGGTGATGGCGCGCCTGCAAAGCGGCGAACTAGATGCCGCGTCGGCTTATAAGATCCAGCCCGGCCCTTTCCATCTGCCCTACATCGCGCTGCCTAAGGACGTCAACCTGAGCAGGCAAAATGTTCAAGCTGACCATCCGGACGTGAGTTTGTCTGTCGGCGGTAAGTCGTATAGTCCCGAGCCGCTCATTTATTATGCTGCGGTCCTCAAGGACGCCGCCAATCCCCAAGGCGCGGCCGCTTTCGTGCAATGGCTCAAAGGCAATGAAGGTCAAGCCATATTCCGCCGGTATAGTTACGATCCGCTGGAGAACGCCGCAGAGTTGCGCGCATGA
- a CDS encoding beta-ketoacyl-[acyl-carrier-protein] synthase family protein: MSADPIVVTGLGLVTPIGTGKKEFWAALLRGENGIRPIRTLDTSLYRTHRGGEVQDFSPEPYFKNTSPQNVGRCAHLAVAASRLALEDSGIDLNSVQPARAGVVCGTTMGESPTAEKLDTCIASGDMQAASAVDMFQFPSEMVPIAVAREFDWSGPASIMSTACAASNYAIGYAADLLRMGVVDLMVAGGSDPLSRVVFTGFNSMLAVAPERCQPFDLHRKGMCVSEGSAMLVLERASHARRRGAPIYAEVVSYGTSNDAYHMTAPHPQARGAVRAVQQAFREGQVAADSIDYISAHGTGTPANDKIETMAMKRVFGDAAYSIPMSSIKSMLGHTMGAAGAIEAVASILAIQNNVLPPTINYCEPDPECDLDYVPNHARDKKVRTVLSNSFAFGGNCAALVLREYSTNGH, encoded by the coding sequence ATGAGCGCGGATCCAATCGTAGTTACAGGACTGGGGCTTGTTACCCCCATCGGGACTGGCAAGAAAGAGTTCTGGGCAGCGCTCTTGCGGGGCGAGAACGGGATTCGCCCCATCCGCACTCTTGACACTTCTTTGTACCGCACGCACCGCGGAGGAGAAGTCCAGGACTTTTCCCCTGAACCGTATTTCAAGAATACCAGCCCGCAAAATGTTGGACGCTGCGCCCATCTGGCCGTGGCCGCAAGCCGCCTGGCTTTGGAAGACAGCGGCATTGACCTCAACAGTGTTCAGCCTGCGCGCGCAGGCGTGGTATGCGGCACCACCATGGGTGAAAGCCCCACCGCGGAAAAACTCGATACCTGTATCGCATCCGGAGACATGCAAGCAGCCAGCGCCGTGGACATGTTCCAGTTCCCTTCAGAAATGGTGCCCATTGCGGTGGCGCGTGAATTCGACTGGAGCGGTCCGGCCAGCATCATGTCTACCGCTTGCGCCGCCAGCAATTACGCCATCGGCTATGCTGCTGATCTCTTGCGCATGGGCGTGGTTGACCTGATGGTTGCCGGCGGATCAGACCCGCTCTCGCGCGTGGTGTTTACGGGCTTCAATTCCATGTTGGCGGTCGCGCCGGAACGCTGCCAGCCCTTCGACCTTCATCGCAAAGGCATGTGCGTGAGCGAAGGATCAGCCATGCTGGTCCTGGAACGCGCCAGCCATGCTCGCCGGCGCGGCGCACCGATTTACGCTGAAGTGGTTTCCTACGGTACGAGCAATGATGCCTACCACATGACCGCGCCCCATCCTCAGGCCAGGGGAGCAGTGCGGGCCGTACAGCAGGCATTCCGGGAAGGGCAGGTGGCGGCCGACAGCATTGACTACATCAGCGCCCACGGTACCGGGACGCCCGCGAACGACAAGATTGAAACCATGGCCATGAAGCGTGTCTTTGGCGACGCTGCTTATTCCATTCCCATGAGTTCCATTAAATCCATGCTGGGCCACACCATGGGAGCAGCGGGAGCGATTGAAGCGGTGGCCAGCATTTTGGCGATTCAAAATAACGTGCTGCCGCCGACCATTAACTATTGTGAGCCTGATCCTGAATGTGATCTGGATTACGTACCCAACCACGCGCGGGATAAGAAGGTCCGTACTGTGCTGAGCAATTCCTTCGCCTTCGGAGGTAATTGTGCGGCGCTGGTATTGCGCGAATATTCGACCAACGGTCACTAG
- a CDS encoding beta-ketoacyl-[acyl-carrier-protein] synthase family protein — protein sequence MRRIVVTGIGLVLPLGTGKEQAWQALCAGQDGASDVSTFDTAGLGTVKAAEIKDVSQLRGRKSVWAVSRGMIMGFAAAKLALEDSQITVTPENKDNIGVVYGSTFTGLAPLAKFDQEALRNGPRIADPLMFPSTGSSAPACQVSIVLGVDAFNTTLSNGQTASLDAIQYGMQFIELGRATTVLAGGVEDLCFERFFGYHTQQLLADSAARPFDSARTGMLLGEGSAVLVLEDLDSAKQRQVPIYAEIAGYGAYLTPKPEEASEINAAVQSMGKALQQAGMQPSQIDAVFAGGNGSHIGDFVEARALAELFQGSVPSLTAVKSMLGETYSAAGAIQSAVAALSLYHQTVPGTIHFSQPDPLCPVASVVQTTQPKTMSSVMVNTFGSTGNFASLILKSYEN from the coding sequence ATGCGGAGAATCGTTGTAACCGGAATCGGTCTGGTGCTGCCCCTGGGAACGGGGAAAGAGCAGGCGTGGCAGGCCTTGTGCGCCGGGCAGGACGGCGCCTCTGATGTCTCAACCTTTGACACTGCCGGGCTGGGAACGGTGAAGGCCGCGGAGATCAAAGATGTAAGCCAATTGCGCGGACGCAAGAGCGTTTGGGCCGTGAGCCGCGGAATGATCATGGGGTTCGCCGCCGCCAAGCTTGCTCTGGAAGATTCGCAAATCACCGTCACTCCGGAAAATAAGGACAACATTGGCGTGGTTTACGGGTCAACATTCACAGGTTTAGCTCCCTTGGCGAAATTTGATCAGGAAGCGTTGCGCAACGGGCCTCGTATTGCCGATCCGCTGATGTTCCCCAGCACAGGATCGAGCGCACCCGCCTGCCAGGTGTCCATCGTGCTGGGAGTAGACGCATTCAACACCACATTGTCGAATGGCCAGACAGCCAGCTTGGATGCCATTCAGTACGGAATGCAATTCATTGAACTGGGCCGCGCCACCACAGTCTTGGCCGGAGGCGTGGAAGACCTGTGCTTCGAGCGTTTCTTTGGTTACCACACCCAGCAACTGCTTGCCGATTCAGCGGCCAGACCGTTCGATTCCGCGCGCACCGGCATGCTCCTGGGCGAAGGCAGCGCCGTCTTGGTGCTGGAAGACCTGGATTCCGCCAAGCAACGCCAGGTCCCGATCTATGCTGAGATTGCAGGCTACGGCGCCTATCTGACGCCAAAACCGGAAGAAGCCAGTGAGATCAATGCTGCTGTGCAATCCATGGGAAAGGCCTTGCAGCAGGCGGGCATGCAGCCGAGCCAGATTGACGCTGTTTTTGCCGGCGGCAATGGCAGCCACATTGGCGACTTTGTTGAAGCCCGCGCCCTGGCTGAGCTGTTCCAAGGCAGCGTTCCCAGCCTCACCGCGGTGAAATCCATGCTGGGAGAAACTTATAGCGCCGCCGGGGCCATTCAAAGTGCCGTGGCGGCCCTGTCGCTCTATCATCAAACCGTCCCTGGCACCATTCACTTTAGCCAGCCGGACCCGTTATGTCCGGTTGCCTCAGTCGTACAAACCACACAACCCAAAACCATGTCTTCCGTCATGGTCAACACCTTCGGAAGCACAGGAAACTTTGCGAGTCTCATACTAAAAAGCTATGAAAACTAA
- a CDS encoding acyl carrier protein, translating to MEEQIRSTLTKAVSEFLEQPEESIDCSAELADVGVDSLQAVQLLVLLERTYHIEISEEELKNFTSIDSIVARISKHPKIAVRA from the coding sequence ATGGAGGAACAGATTCGCAGCACGTTGACCAAGGCCGTCTCTGAGTTTCTTGAGCAGCCGGAAGAGTCCATTGATTGCTCCGCTGAACTGGCTGACGTAGGTGTTGATTCATTACAGGCAGTGCAGCTTCTGGTCTTGCTGGAGCGGACCTACCACATTGAGATCAGCGAAGAAGAGTTGAAAAACTTTACCTCCATTGATTCCATTGTGGCCCGTATATCCAAGCATCCCAAGATCGCGGTTCGGGCATAA
- the fabZ gene encoding 3-hydroxyacyl-ACP dehydratase FabZ: protein MKQVQSSPSPASTAPVLGFEQIRDIMVHRFPFLMLDRVTVLEKGSRLVAIKNITGNEIWFLGHFPKQAIMPGVLMIEAMAQAASLLDTLSRDDVHPEAARYLGRVEAQFQRMIVPGDVMEIEVVLLKQISYAVIAKSHVRVDGNIACSAELMLGTKAPDREK, encoded by the coding sequence ATGAAACAAGTGCAATCTTCCCCGTCCCCGGCGTCAACTGCCCCGGTGCTGGGTTTCGAACAGATCCGGGACATCATGGTCCACCGCTTTCCGTTTCTCATGCTGGACCGCGTGACTGTCCTGGAAAAGGGCTCGCGGCTGGTTGCGATCAAGAACATCACCGGCAACGAAATCTGGTTTCTCGGGCATTTCCCCAAGCAGGCGATCATGCCCGGCGTTCTCATGATTGAAGCCATGGCCCAGGCGGCTTCCTTGCTCGATACCCTCAGCCGTGACGATGTGCATCCCGAAGCGGCCAGGTATCTGGGCCGCGTGGAGGCGCAGTTTCAGCGCATGATCGTGCCGGGGGACGTCATGGAAATCGAGGTGGTTTTGCTGAAGCAAATCAGCTACGCCGTGATTGCCAAGAGCCACGTTCGCGTGGACGGAAACATCGCGTGTTCCGCGGAACTGATGCTTGGGACCAAGGCCCCAGACCGGGAGAAATGA
- a CDS encoding beta-ketoacyl-ACP reductase, whose amino-acid sequence MTSQPILTLQGKTAIVTGGSRGIGRAIVDCLLALDARVVFTYLRPRDNQEELARNGHADSVLAIQADVRESASVSQVMEAAHNKFGGVQILINNAGITRDTAIRTMTEQDWDDVMDTNLRGAFLSTKAVAPLFMRQMYGRIINVTSISGTRGVAGQSNYSAAKAGMIGMTKSLAREFAPFNITVNAVAPGFIETEMLNPLTPAYRTKMTQQTPMRRFGCPEEVAKVVSFLASDAASYITGQVLSVDGGLGI is encoded by the coding sequence ATGACCAGCCAACCCATTCTGACCCTGCAAGGCAAGACGGCCATTGTCACCGGTGGAAGCCGGGGGATCGGCCGGGCGATCGTGGACTGCCTGCTCGCGCTGGATGCGCGCGTGGTGTTCACGTATCTGCGTCCCCGCGACAACCAGGAAGAACTGGCGCGGAACGGGCACGCGGATAGCGTGCTGGCCATCCAGGCTGATGTGCGGGAGAGCGCTTCTGTCTCCCAGGTGATGGAAGCTGCACACAACAAGTTCGGCGGCGTGCAGATCCTGATCAACAATGCAGGCATTACTCGCGATACGGCCATCCGGACCATGACAGAGCAGGATTGGGACGACGTAATGGACACCAACCTGCGCGGCGCTTTCCTCTCCACCAAGGCGGTAGCGCCGTTGTTCATGCGCCAGATGTACGGACGCATCATTAATGTGACGTCTATCAGTGGAACGCGGGGGGTGGCCGGCCAGAGCAACTACTCGGCGGCCAAGGCGGGCATGATCGGGATGACGAAATCTCTGGCGCGCGAGTTCGCGCCTTTCAACATCACCGTAAACGCGGTGGCACCGGGATTTATTGAGACGGAAATGCTGAACCCGCTCACACCCGCTTACCGGACGAAAATGACCCAGCAGACGCCCATGCGGAGGTTCGGTTGTCCGGAAGAAGTCGCCAAGGTCGTTAGCTTCCTGGCTTCAGACGCCGCCAGCTATATTACCGGGCAGGTGCTGAGCGTGGATGGCGGCCTCGGCATCTAG
- a CDS encoding nuclear transport factor 2 family protein yields the protein MTQSKPKMRAVVAVFTLLICAVAMVATASTRNKSAGNKSAGNKDESTKQEINKTFDDYVTGWRTGNVEMLSKIYANDARVSAYWPDPSRPGLLEGWPKISKNLKDIFERLHEISPYGMDLDFNDRIIDLYGDTAVLTTSWVWKHPADPAFGTGRGTFIFQRRGSKWVIVHEHSSVTPFDSK from the coding sequence ATGACCCAATCAAAGCCCAAAATGCGAGCTGTCGTGGCAGTCTTTACCTTGTTGATTTGCGCCGTGGCCATGGTTGCCACCGCATCTACGCGTAACAAATCTGCCGGCAACAAATCTGCCGGCAACAAAGACGAGTCCACAAAACAAGAAATCAACAAGACCTTCGATGACTACGTAACCGGCTGGAGAACCGGCAACGTCGAAATGCTATCGAAGATTTATGCGAATGACGCCAGGGTCTCCGCCTACTGGCCGGATCCCTCCCGTCCCGGGCTTCTGGAGGGATGGCCCAAGATTTCCAAGAACCTCAAAGACATTTTTGAACGCCTCCATGAAATCTCACCCTACGGAATGGATTTGGATTTCAATGACCGCATCATTGATCTTTACGGCGATACGGCAGTTCTAACCACAAGCTGGGTATGGAAGCATCCCGCAGACCCTGCGTTCGGGACCGGACGCGGCACGTTCATTTTTCAGCGCCGCGGGTCCAAATGGGTCATTGTTCATGAGCACTCTTCCGTCACACCCTTTGACAGCAAGTAG
- a CDS encoding enoyl-CoA hydratase/isomerase family protein has product MDPLEYSSRDSIAEVTFIAGSLHRSFVAALAGALDWLDTKPDIKAVIFAGSKNVFMSGADVREVSNLNSEADVTDFLRLPHQLMARIYNMNKITIAAINGYCLGGGLEVALACDIRIAANDLKDSAGDELAFMGFPEVKLGLVPALGGASTLVATIGRSRALDILYSGRLVTVSRGLEIGLVDFAVPRNQLMEESRRRADELSANSQPATQSLKRLIQSALVPEYAGTLQRAREEFAFCCTSGDKNQRLELSRQMRINNFRQTLTTTKTNE; this is encoded by the coding sequence TTGGATCCTCTGGAATACTCGAGCCGCGATTCGATTGCGGAGGTGACCTTTATCGCTGGGTCGCTTCATCGCAGTTTCGTCGCCGCGCTGGCAGGAGCGCTGGATTGGCTGGACACCAAACCGGACATCAAAGCTGTGATTTTTGCCGGCAGCAAGAATGTTTTCATGTCCGGCGCTGATGTGCGCGAGGTCAGCAACTTGAACAGTGAGGCCGACGTCACTGATTTTCTTCGCCTCCCGCACCAGTTGATGGCCAGGATCTACAACATGAACAAGATCACCATCGCGGCGATCAACGGCTACTGCCTGGGCGGCGGCCTGGAAGTTGCCCTGGCATGTGATATTCGAATCGCGGCCAATGATCTAAAAGACTCCGCCGGAGATGAACTCGCGTTCATGGGCTTCCCCGAGGTAAAACTGGGACTGGTGCCGGCCCTGGGAGGCGCTTCCACTCTGGTGGCCACCATCGGACGTTCCCGTGCTTTGGACATTCTTTATAGCGGCCGGCTGGTAACTGTCTCCCGAGGCTTGGAGATCGGACTGGTGGATTTTGCTGTTCCCCGGAACCAACTTATGGAAGAATCCCGCCGGCGGGCCGATGAGCTCTCCGCCAACTCGCAGCCGGCAACACAAAGTTTGAAGCGCCTGATCCAGTCGGCTTTGGTCCCGGAATATGCGGGAACGTTACAACGGGCCAGAGAAGAATTTGCGTTTTGCTGCACCTCTGGAGACAAGAACCAGCGGCTTGAATTGTCACGGCAGATGCGGATTAACAATTTCCGCCAAACATTAACCACGACAAAAACCAACGAATGA
- a CDS encoding ABC transporter permease, whose translation MILPNKKDLQYAWRALIHEPLFILAVVLPLALGIGANTAIFSVADALLRQPLPFANMDRLVLMTESSPLRPDGNFGVTPANYLDWKAQSTSFESLAAFSPEESGLTDSGVPEAITAASVTNNFFSTLGIVPLKGRFFSGGEVTGDQENGVVLSYGFWERKFGAKPDVLGKELTIDSVKYTVIGILKKGSGFPVNADLWKPLVLGPREVQDRSTHRFQIIGRLKPGTAIPRAQAEMKEVTAQLGKAYPDTNQGWGAHVFPLGDFFSGGLTARYTLLMMGAVLFVLLIVCSNIANLQLVRGIVRKREWSLRYALGANRWHVIRILLMESIALALVSAGLAIWVATISLRLIRVNMPASIARFIPGFDQIALNQHAMLFTVGIAVFSGIASGLLPALYSSRTDINKELKEGGKGSTTDRSHQRLSSILLVSEVAVTLMLLVGTGLMVRGSTSIRQNFAEMRPEQVLTARFHLGPQYVQPAASLKFYQRLLEQLATIPGVSSSSVATNIPYGGHASTAPVTVQGAPPTKAGERNSVMVQIVSADFFHTMALPVRTGRTFQASDDENAAPVVIVSKQMAQRYWPHQDPIGRQLQLGGITAPTPWLRVVGVADDIRYNWLDTDAGYVVYRPVPQAQQRSAYLLLRTQSDPQNFVRVLNQRVGGIDQEQALSEVQSWDEVISQSMIGLSYVRTMMLVLAVLAVVVASVGIYGLMSYTVATKREEIGIRMALGAQRRQIMNMIIGRGMLITNIGLAIGLLGSFALTRTLASLVFGISALDPLTFGGAAVIFIVVALIASYLPARQASKLDPLNVFRAQ comes from the coding sequence ATGATTTTACCCAACAAGAAGGACTTGCAATATGCGTGGAGAGCGTTGATCCATGAGCCGCTCTTTATCTTGGCGGTTGTGCTGCCGCTGGCCCTGGGCATTGGCGCGAATACGGCGATCTTCAGCGTGGCAGATGCCTTGCTACGCCAGCCTTTGCCATTCGCAAACATGGACCGACTGGTGCTGATGACGGAAAGCTCGCCTCTGCGCCCCGACGGAAATTTTGGGGTCACGCCGGCCAACTATCTCGACTGGAAGGCGCAAAGCACGTCCTTTGAATCCCTGGCGGCTTTTTCTCCCGAGGAAAGCGGGTTGACCGACTCCGGCGTTCCGGAAGCAATCACCGCAGCCAGCGTCACCAATAACTTTTTCTCCACCCTGGGCATCGTGCCCCTTAAGGGAAGGTTCTTCTCCGGCGGCGAGGTGACCGGAGACCAGGAGAACGGCGTTGTCTTGAGCTATGGCTTCTGGGAGCGCAAGTTCGGCGCCAAGCCGGACGTTCTGGGCAAGGAATTGACGATTGATTCGGTCAAATACACGGTCATCGGCATTCTGAAAAAAGGGAGCGGCTTCCCCGTGAACGCGGACCTGTGGAAGCCTCTGGTCCTGGGGCCGCGCGAAGTCCAGGACCGCAGCACGCATCGGTTTCAAATAATCGGGCGGCTCAAGCCTGGAACTGCCATCCCCAGGGCCCAGGCTGAAATGAAGGAAGTCACGGCCCAACTCGGAAAAGCCTACCCCGACACGAACCAGGGTTGGGGGGCGCACGTGTTTCCTCTGGGCGATTTCTTCAGCGGCGGACTTACCGCGCGCTACACCCTGTTGATGATGGGCGCTGTGTTGTTTGTGCTGCTGATTGTCTGCTCGAATATCGCCAACCTCCAACTGGTGCGCGGAATCGTAAGAAAACGTGAATGGTCCTTGCGGTATGCGTTGGGAGCGAACCGCTGGCATGTGATCCGGATCCTTCTCATGGAGAGCATTGCGCTGGCCTTGGTCAGCGCCGGACTGGCAATCTGGGTGGCGACCATCAGCCTGCGTCTGATTCGCGTCAACATGCCGGCCTCCATTGCCAGGTTCATTCCCGGTTTTGATCAAATCGCCCTCAACCAGCATGCCATGCTTTTTACGGTAGGAATCGCGGTTTTCAGCGGAATTGCTTCGGGCCTGCTGCCCGCGCTCTATTCGTCGCGCACTGACATCAACAAGGAATTGAAAGAAGGAGGCAAGGGTTCCACCACGGACCGGTCGCATCAGCGCCTGAGTTCGATTCTGCTGGTAAGCGAAGTGGCCGTCACTTTGATGCTGCTGGTTGGCACCGGCCTGATGGTGCGCGGCTCGACTTCCATCCGGCAGAACTTCGCGGAGATGCGGCCTGAGCAAGTGCTTACGGCGCGGTTCCATCTTGGACCGCAGTATGTCCAGCCCGCGGCCTCCCTGAAGTTTTATCAGCGTTTGCTGGAACAGCTGGCCACCATTCCTGGTGTGTCTTCATCGTCAGTGGCCACCAACATCCCTTATGGTGGACACGCCAGTACGGCGCCGGTCACGGTGCAGGGCGCTCCTCCCACCAAGGCGGGAGAGCGCAACTCCGTCATGGTCCAGATCGTGAGTGCCGATTTCTTTCATACCATGGCGCTCCCGGTGCGGACCGGCAGGACCTTTCAGGCATCGGACGACGAGAATGCCGCTCCCGTGGTCATTGTCAGCAAGCAAATGGCACAGCGCTATTGGCCCCATCAGGACCCCATCGGACGGCAGCTTCAACTCGGTGGCATCACGGCGCCGACACCTTGGTTGCGAGTAGTCGGCGTTGCTGATGATATTCGCTACAACTGGCTGGACACGGACGCCGGCTACGTGGTCTACCGGCCGGTTCCCCAAGCGCAGCAGCGCAGCGCGTATCTGTTGCTGCGGACGCAAAGCGATCCCCAGAACTTTGTGCGCGTCTTGAACCAGCGCGTTGGAGGAATTGACCAGGAGCAGGCGCTCTCGGAAGTGCAATCGTGGGACGAGGTAATTTCCCAGTCCATGATTGGCCTCTCTTACGTGCGGACCATGATGCTGGTCCTGGCCGTACTCGCTGTCGTGGTGGCCTCGGTCGGCATTTACGGGCTGATGAGCTATACGGTGGCGACCAAGCGCGAGGAGATTGGAATTCGCATGGCGCTGGGAGCGCAACGCAGGCAGATCATGAACATGATCATTGGCCGGGGGATGCTGATCACCAATATCGGGCTGGCCATCGGCCTGCTCGGGTCCTTCGCTCTTACGCGCACTCTCGCCAGCTTGGTTTTCGGCATTAGCGCGCTTGATCCGTTGACCTTTGGCGGCGCGGCGGTCATCTTCATCGTTGTGGCGTTGATCGCGTCGTATCTGCCGGCACGTCAAGCGTCAAAGCTGGATCCGCTGAACGTCTTCAGGGCGCAATAG